The following DNA comes from Epinephelus lanceolatus isolate andai-2023 chromosome 1, ASM4190304v1, whole genome shotgun sequence.
ATTTGATTCCTGCCGTGCCTGAGTAGGGCTGCTGCCTGGTCCGATGCCTGGGTCCTCCGATGTGAAAGCCCCCATAGGTACATTTGAAAAGGTCTTGGCACATATGATCACCATAACTGGCCCAACATCTCAacctacctgtctgtctgtgtgtgttgtctccTGCAGTGGCTCTTTCAGTGCTGTGGAAGTAGTGTTCAGAGGTTTAACAGCAGCAACGGCAGATCGTTCTGCTCCCTTCCTCTTCTGGCCTGGTTTCACCTTTACGACAGAAGGCTTCACATTCAGCTTGGGCCTCACTGAAAAAGGAAGTAGAGTTTTAATGATGAGCAAATGCACAAACAATGAAACAATGAAGCCAGAGCACcctgtgcttttctttctttcctgtgTGGAGGATCTGTTACACATATGCACTTTTGGACAAACCCTGTCTGAAGCCCAGTTATGTGTATACATGGCCACACAATCAGGTTTCTCTAAACCCTTTACCCTAATTACTAGGGTCTGGGTttcatgtttacatgacatttgaAATCAGGTGTATGCAGTAAGCCAACAATAACAAGGGGTACTTTATGCAATGCTACCGtgtctcctctcttccctcACTCGCATCTTCGCTCCTCCCAGCGAggatgtgagagagagagattaggAGGATGAGAGGAAGGACAAAGGAATCAAAGCTGTCAAATGAGAACTCTTTGAATCCACGATGTTGGTCTTAAGATACGTCACTTACTATGCCACATGTGGGAGTGTGGTATGCAAAATGAAGTATGTATGACAGTGAAAGGTGCAATACCTTTGGTGTCTGCAGTGGGTTCTGGGGATTTCTTCTGATtattgttcagtgttttatCAGAAGTAAGGGCCTCTGCACCGGGAACCTGAGGAGCTGCTCTGGCCTGCTTGTCTGGTGACAGTGCAATGGAAttccttgtgtttttgtctgggacctccctggagctgctgggGCTCTGTGAGTCAGACTCTGGCTCAACATCCAGAGAAGAGGAGCACAGCTTCACAGGGACTGAGGTCACAGCTCTAACAGCAGCACCTCTTGTACCAGAAGTAGTGTTGTTCAGAGGTGAAGCAGCCTTAGTTTTGAGGGGGATCAGTTTTCCAACAGAAAGCTTTTGGGTGGAAGGCGTAGAGTCAGGGGCCAGAGTGGTGGAGGAAGGCGATGACGAGCCCAGGCATGTAAGACTGATTTTAGCAGGAGCCTTCCTCTTCAGGGCTCCTCCGCTGGTCTGTTTCTCAGAAGGCTCTTCTTCAGCTGAGCCCATGGCCTGCTCCTCCATTTCCTGTTTGCGAAGGCGTTTCTCCCGCATGATCTCCTCAAAGGTCTTGACCTTGACATTATTACTGGTGGCAGCACTGGTCTAGAAAGATACAGGAAAATTACCATCACAGAGTCAACAGAATAACAAGCAATCACAGCCAGTACTATAGTATCTTACAGACTGTACCTCAGTAGTTTTCAGTGGCTTCTCCGTCTCTGTGCTCCTCTGTGGCTTACCTCCGTCTGTGACGTTGCCTGCAGTTCAATAATTTCAAACATGGCATGTAAGATGAAGATCCGAAAATTAGTgctgcacggtataccggtactaaaatagcaccgcggtactagagtattccaaacggtactatactgcatttggaaaataccagtactttgaaattgattcaattcattaatttagttaatttattttactcaattatgcacacaaacacctttTCCTGTTCCTATTGGaacacagattgcacaagtggtgtgtatgacaacacctgtatcaacattcgcagctggcgcacatgaaaaaagacacgagaaagtctgcctcgcaaagggagacaacacgagacaacacaaacttggtgggacattgagttaccaaaccgtgacgtccgtaccgaggtacttaccgaaccatgatttttttggtaccgttacacccctactatttattgctCTAAAGGtctgtatccaaaaggacttttccttaggaaaagtaccgaagagtatcgaaaagtatccaCATtcgtattggtaccgaaacaaagattttggtattgtgacaacactaccgAAAATCAATTCAATTTGAATGACATTTACAACAGCAGGATTAACAACAATTCTATATACATTCCTTGTGTTAACACACAGGGAACAACCCTAAAAAAATGTAGGTGCTGTCTTACTTTGGGAAGCAGGTTTCTTGATGCGCAGTAAGCGAGGCTTCTTAACACTGTTCTCCTCATTATCAGAACTCTTCTTGTTTTCAGCCTTCAGGGCCTGCTGGGCCTGAATCTTTGCTGCCTTCTCTCTGCGAATCTCCTCCAGAGTCTTTACTTTAACCTCCCCTATGTTTGAAGCCTCAGGATCTGGACCTGCTGTGTCAGACTCTCCCTTGCCCGGAGCTTTCTCCACAGTGTGCTTGGCCTTCTTAGCACTGGGCTTTtgttcctgctcctcctgcctTTTTTTCTTGGCATGAAGGATCTCTGAGAACGTCTTAACGTGATCAATGGAGACCTCTTTGATGGTGATGGCTCGCTTGACAGCCTTTGTGATttgggttttgttgtttgtttcaggAGCTACGACTGTGGGAACATCTTTCTGGCTCTGATGCTGAGACTTTGCTGCCTTCTCCTGTCTGATCTCCTCCAGAGTTTTGATGCGTATCTGCTCCGGAGCTTTCTTTGACTCCATGTTGGTCTCAGCTGTTGGGAAAGTTGACAACAATAAACAGTGTTTAATGAAAGAGCGTGATAAATATCTTCCCAGACAAAATAATGGACAATGTCAATTACTTCTTACCTGATGGAGTGGGTGTAAAAGACCTAGGCAATCCAAGTCTATCTTTAATAGGCTTCAAGGCtgtaaaagcaaaagaaaagagagatttTAACgacacatttttcattctggactttttaaattataaactcCATCAAAACAACAGCCTGTTTTAGACACATATCATAGTCACATCGGTGCTCTTACCACCTTAAGATCAACTATTATCAGCATGATTTAGAGGAAAATGCTACATGTGATGTTGAGTGAATAATAATTTactagttttttttaaagtgttctAATGCTCACCTTTCTGAGGGGGCATTAATGGATCGTCCTCACCCACAACTCTGCCCAGACGCCCAGCCAGACCCCTCCTCAGTGGAAAACCTTCTCCACTTATCACATCTACAGCAAGGACAAGTCATGAGCTTCTAATTGGTGCAATTAAGACAATCATTATTAGCACTAGCACTAAATTTGCTGATAAGGTTTAACAAGAGTGAAAATTTACCAGTGGCGGGTATCTTCCTTCCAAGTCTTTCAGCCAAACTGCCTCTTGGTCTTGCAGTTTCTTCAAACACTAGTGGACCTAGGTTAAAAGAAGGACCACGCTGGTTGAGAACCGGGTAATAATGATTTTACTTCTCGTTGGGATTGAAAGAAACAGTTAGTGTTCAATTAGTTAAtttgaattgtttttttgtggttaaatataaacatttatttttagttttcaaAAGGTGGGTATCCAGACCAGATATCTTAGCATGGAAAATCCATGTTTCATTTCATCATCACATGAGAGACAGAGCCAAGTAAGACGCTGCTTCAAAGCAACCATGAGCAGTATATTTCAGTGCATAAGGCCTTAAGCGAATCACTGCCAATTATTATGTCTATTTTATCTGTCAATATCAATATTCCAGTCATTGTTTTATCCAAACAGTGCATTGCTACTGTACAATAGCAACAGCAGTCAAGCTAACTGTCAAGCTAGCATGTAGTTTCctggatttatttttattaagacCCAAGGCAGGCTCTGATATTTCTTTAAGCTGATCACACAATGTATTTATGTGTCCCTGTTGAGCAAATTCATCACACAATTCCTTAAAATCATATTCCACCATAAGATACATTATGAAATTAGTATTTAGGTAGGATCTCAATCAaacttgttttgtgttgttgtttctttaCCATCTCTCGCTTCGTAGAGGGGTGGTCGAAATAATGACtggatgttttctttctctccattgGTCGAGGTATCAGGACTGTGGATGGGGTAACCAGCTCTCTTCATGCTGGCCTTTAGCGCCTTCCTCAGCCGGATCTCCTCCAGGGTGCTTACTCCAAAGTTCAGTGAGTCATCTGTCaagacacacattacacaccATAAAAACACCATCATTCCATAAAGGCCACAAAGGATTTGGCAGTAGTACAGCTCTGGGTGCAAATTATGCCCACTTATGTCTGCAAAATTTAagccacatccacactaatattttcattttaaaatgttttaaaacaaaaacaatctccATATAGAGAAGCATTTTAGCACAGTTTCAGAAATAATCTCAATCCATACCAATACGTCTtaaaacacatatcacatgaccatTCACAAACATTGGGCATGCGCTTTctggtgtaaacaggaagcaggcgGTCTACTCTGCAGCTGGTTGCTTAGTTACAGAACATACATGGAGATCGCAAAAAGTAGGACCAGGGTTTCCTTTGCTTGTACCGACGATAAAGTggaactgttactgaaagtaACATGAGTATAAGGCTGTCAAGGATGCAGAATATAGACTGGAAGTTGTTACAAAGCAAATATGGCAACATATCTGACCCATACTGGGAGCAGTATGGGTCAGCAGTGGAAGCCATGACAATGGGAAAGGAGTAAGGTTACCATCACAAATGGCATGTTGGCCTAGTTCTGCTGTTTTGGACTGACATGATGTGACTGATAAAACTCAATCAGAGAGCAAATGTGGGTGTCTGAGTCATTGTTTCCAAAAGTCTCTGTTTTTGCCCATCTAGACTAAACTTAACCCCTgagttttttaaaattactAAAACGCAGTCggcaggttttttttaagttcTCCGTTTAGGGGTTCCAAACAGCAGATTAATGTGGACATTGGGTGTAACCACAGCAATAGTTAAGTGATTTTAAACGAAAAAGTAATCATGTGAATGCAACCATAGTCTCTGAGCACAGTCTCACCTGATTTGGGTTTTCTCGGAGATGGGCCAACATCTCCCTCCTCTGAGAACTGATCTGGAAACAAGAAGACATGTGAGTGGTACAGACCACAGGAAAAATACTGTCGGGAGATGAGGACTAAAAAAGGAAGTAATTTTGAGATCAAATCCCTCTTACCatcttcatcctcatcatcatctgcTGGATTGATCACCAcaggtgggtgggtggggctGGGTACTGGCTCCTGAGTTTCTGTCTTGATGACGCTCCTGAGCTGAGGATTGGCTGCAGTGGGGAGAGGGGCAGGTGGCGGGGGGGCTGGTTCCTCATGTGGCTGTTCTTCATTCTTGCTTTGACCTGGTAGACATGCAATGATTATCATTACTGTCTTTCACATGTGGGTGTGAAATTGTCTTTAACTCTCTTCATTTCAATTCACGTGTGTTTGCTTCAGAAAAGTTCACTTACTTTTATCAGGTGGGACAAAGACGCCGTCAATGCAGCGGGGCCTTTCATGGAAGAAGGCACAGTGTGGCTTCTGGCAGCCGGCCAGCTGGTTCTCCCAATAACAAGGTATCTCCTTTCGTTTTTTCTATTTCAATGAAACATAAGTTTAACTCCATAAACTTTTGCATATATATGCAACAGCACAACTGAATTCAAAAGAGggtaaaaaaaactgtatgaAGATTTAGTGACTTAATCCTGTTTTCACACTTGCATACTGATTATGTTATTATTTCTCTTATCGACATATGGTATGATGACTGAACTCGGCAGATACTATCCACTAATTTTGCCGatgaaaaatcataaaagtgttTGAAACTGAGCCATGTCTTACCATGCAGTTGAAATGGGGTATAATTAACAAATGAAGCTTACCAGACATTTCAATTCTCATTTTAACTAACAACTGCTTATGTAAGTAAATATTAATGGGAGTCTTTTACGGACTGTGTTTATTGTAATGTAGTATACTGATGGGCTTGTTGTGTGATTGCCCTTATAGTGCATTCAGTGTTCCTCCCAACAGATCCAGGGGCAGGAGTTGAGCTCCTGGCCCAGGTTTACAGGAGACATTTTCTATCCTTCGTTAATGGCCAATCAAGACACACGCAGCCTCGAGTGGGCAAAGCTTGAAGGAGATATTTCTGAGCCTTCTCCAAttgaaaaattatatttaaatctTGCTTACTGTGATCTCCATGTGGCGAAACTTGCAGATAGCACGGAAGCAGCGTCCCTCCTGCCAGAGGTTGCAGACAGTCTCACTGCCCATAGCTGCTTCACAGTGTCTGAATGGGCAGCTGTCTCCCTGCATGACAAATGAAACACAGTTAAACCCCACTTTTCTTTCTGGTCACCAGTCATGTCAACTGGTTACACCATGTGTGAGTATATGTGAGCTTTGTGCTGAAACTTTGCTTACTTTAGTGCAGGTGGAATAGTAAAAGAAGTAGCAGTCATCTCCATTGTTGGTCATAGTAATGCTGGtatgcctctggagtggcagaggTGGTGAGGTTACGACCTTCAAACCCAGCAGCTGGTTCTCTTTAGGGCCAACAGGACATAACACAGCAACACATCAAAAACAGAAATCCTCCTCTATTGCATCAATTCATGAACATGTCTGCACATGTAAAACTAATACCAGGAAGAGTAGATGCAGTAATTTCTCCATACAAAATAGAATAACTTGCTCCAACTTGTACATTAAGGAATCTTACTAGAATTAGGTACAATATCATCAGTAACCTAACATTTTAGGTTTCACACAACCTATCAATGAAAAAGTCTTTGGAAAAACAATGACTACAAGGTGTAAAACTGGGGCtagggagagagggaaagcgCAGTCATCTTAAGGCAGCAGTGCACTTCTGATTGAATAGCCTTGTGTAAATTTGAACTCAATTCAACCATGGTGCTGTTAAGAAATGTCCACAAATGTttgataggataggataggaaaACGATGTGACCTGTTGACCAATCAGTGATGTTTTTCTGAGaattaaatataaattttaaaattgtcttttttttaagcgTGGTGCCACCTTTACCTGAGGGGGCTGAGAAGTTGTCTCCCTCTTGAGTGCACTGCTGGTAGGGTGTCTCCGGGGTGGTATGGAGTCCTGAAGGAACACTTGATCCATGAGTTAAGAGGTAAAGGGGGGTGGGTCGCCCAGAGACACTCGTCTTCCTATGACATCTCTTTTCTGAGACATCTTTATCTCCGCCAGACTGCTAAACATTACTGGTGGTGGATTCAATAGAGTCCTTTggggatttttttattattttttattaataaatgaatgaaagaaatAGGGGAACATGAACAGCCAGGAAAGAAAAATAGATCCAAAATTGCTTTGATTGATGTGGCAAAAAAAAGGGATGGATGGTAGGTGAAAAAAATCCTCAGCTTCTTCTTGGACTTGGACATTTTGCACACTTGGTGAGATTTGGGTGGTGGCAGTAGAAAAAAATTTGCCAGGATTTTCAAGCCTGTTGAGATTTTCAGCCAATGCTGAagcggggaaaaaaaaatcttctggCAATGTATGCTCATGAGGGGGGGGCAAGCTATCCTTATCCAGGGATTCCCACAAAGGGCCAAGAGGATGGTTTAAAACCtacaaaatcaatcaaaaacaCTCCCCAGGGAACTGAAAAGGGTGTTATTAACAGAGAGACAGTTGTGCACAAATACagaggagacagatggacatttCCACACAGGGTACATTGAGACAGATATGCCCTCAATAAAGACTCCAAAGCAAAGTGGAATTTCGTTATAACAGGAGTCCATGTCAGTGGACAGACTCACTGTTACTGCACTACATTATCTACCCATGTTTACATATTTCAAGTATCTAATCCAGAATAAAGAAGAATTAATTGTGCAATTTTAAGGAGTCCAGGCCTGGGTTGTTTACTTCCCCAAGACATGGAGGCCCTCCTTTGACACTGATGATCAGCCTTAAGAACAACACTGGCTTCCATTTTAAGGAACGGGAAAATATGGTCTACAGAAGCAACAGAACACTTACACTGAAGACACATTAACAGAATAACAATAAGGATTCAGAAAGTTTCTAACTTGCATTGCAAGTAAAAGAAACACTTTTCCTGGAGCCACAGAAGTGTGAGATCTTAAGTTAAATTACGGACAGAAACCACTGAGACAGCTAACCAGTCGGCAAATAACATACGTCACAGGTCACCTTCAGTGTTGGTTCAAGATGTGTAGTCAAAGCTTAAAAACCAAGACAGacaagaaaacaatcagatacTTACTGTTGAATATTAAAAAGTAGCCCAGAGCTAGCTGGAACAAACTACGACCAATTCCCGGCAGTGATGGAAAGACACTACTATAATCGtagagataaaaacaaaatatctatGATTGTTACGTTATAGAGATCGGCAAAAAATTAGATAGTTCAATAGCGTGGCTTCGGCTGTTTCTTTTTGTTAGCTTGGCTACCACTTGCGATATTGTGCTAGGGAAGTTTAGGGTTGTTTTAGCTTATGCTACAAGCAGAGGCCTACCTAAACCACCAATTCCTCGCGACCTTCTCGTTAGCGTTCAGTAAAcgttagctaacgctagctattTGTTGTGAGGCGGCTGGTTGTTTCGCAATCGTGGTGCTGatatttatcatatttaaacACTACAATATAACAGCAAATATATTATGTCAACAAAGTGTACGGTGTTTATTACCAGTTTCgggtttaaaaatattttaaaaagttgtaAAATGTAGGAAAGACCTCGTCCCGGTTCGTTGACTGTCGCTGCCGTACTAAAACCACAGCAAAATGGCGGATATGGAGTGAAAACTAGGAGGGTGGGCCACACAGTATGCTGCGTTCAGGTACAGCGGAAAGACTGTTAATTCGACGACTTTACTGTGCTGGGATTAACTGCTGCCATGATGTGTATTTTTTCGCGCAATTCGGagtgaaatattgtactttttagttTACGTCGACCAACTACGAAATTATACTCAATACTTCTGCATCAACAATCCAAAGATATGGCACGATGTCCTTACTTACATACTCTATGTTATTGTGCTGACAAAACTTGATGCATTCACACAAGTGGATGTTCAGTGGAAGAGTTtatgaatacttcttccaccactggctTCTCTGAGTGTTGGTTCAATTaagtaaatgaattaatatgAATTAAATGCGACAGCTCGACCGCGTTAATTCCATTCACGGTGCAATAAATATTATTTCCACAAGGGAGCAGTGTGAGCTCCTATGTTATGTGGCTGATGTGCCTGAATGCCACCTTTACGGGATTTGGAGTAATGTGTAGTTCACTTGTATGTGGTAAGTGGAAGCCTCAATGCCTAAATGATTTGTATCATTTAGAAAACATATaaacattttgtatttatgcCGTAGATGGAGTCAAGTCAGGTCAGGCCAGTTTCATTTatgctgcaaaaataaaaaggctatagaaatatttacatttacatcttagttttgttttgtctgtttgtttgtttacaataggctttctttccctttccttttTTAGAGGTTCACTCTTTCAACCAACTAAATTCATtcaaattttaatttagttatgcCACTACCTACTTAGACAGAAGAgatgcaaacaaaaccaaactttctATTCCAGTGATTATGATACCTTCAATAACAGTCGTACCTCtgtcacaataacaaaaaaaatgtcccaCATAATGTCTTGCTTACTGCTTGCCTGTGAATTTCATAATTAGTTTTCtgcctttctttttaattttttatcaaAGATGTGCTTTACTTTGACACACTTGCCACATGTAGCTacagagttttttttctgtttttatatataGGCTACATGAATTCTTCAAAAATAAGAATATGCCtaataatgaaacaaaaagcCCCTGGTCTAATAATCTGTCTTTATGTTAATGCATTAAAGcccctggaaaaaaatataatatcgATCATAATGTACGTACGTAATATTGTCAAGATTCGTCCCATTCTCTCCATGACTAATGCAGAAACACTGCTTCACGCTTTTGTCTCATCCCGATTAGATTATTTCAATACACTTTTCTCTGGCTTACCAAATTCAACCATTAGGAAACTACAACTCGTTCAGAATAGTGCTGCCAGGATATTAACCAGAACCAGAAAATTTTACCATATCACCCCTGTTCCTATTTCATTACACTGGCTCTCTGTACACACTAGATCGGACTTCAAGATTCTGCTTTTATCTTATAAAATATTACACGGACTTGCACCATCCTACTTATCATCTCTACTTACTCCACGTTTATCAATCAGGCCTCCACGATCCCATAATGTTGGTCTCCTATCCAACCccaaaattaataaatcatcaGCAGGTGGTAGATCCTTCTCATACCGAGCCCCTCTCCTCTGCAACCGCCTTACCATTCAAATCCGTGAAGCCAACACAGTCGATTCCTTCAAAAGTaaactcaaaacacacctttttgCATCTGCCTTTAACATATATACAAGTGccaatgttttggttttttttttgctttgttttcattttgttttgtttgtttattttgttctacatagtcatttcacttgtttttatgtattttatttgttgtgttatttgtaatttgcttatgtgtttttatgtaggCTACAGCCCATTGAGgcattttttgtgattttgggctataataaattttgacttgacttgatcaGAAATAGGGATGTACAATAATACTGGCACGTCATTGGTAtcagccaatattggctttaaaatgagctaTTAAAcctggccaacatgctttttc
Coding sequences within:
- the zc3h11a gene encoding zinc finger CCCH domain-containing protein 11A, producing the protein MTNNGDDCYFFYYSTCTKGDSCPFRHCEAAMGSETVCNLWQEGRCFRAICKFRHMEITKKRKEIPCYWENQLAGCQKPHCAFFHERPRCIDGVFVPPDKSQSKNEEQPHEEPAPPPPAPLPTAANPQLRSVIKTETQEPVPSPTHPPVVINPADDDEDEDDQFSEEGDVGPSPRKPKSDDSLNFGVSTLEEIRLRKALKASMKRAGYPIHSPDTSTNGEKENIQSLFRPPLYEARDGPLVFEETARPRGSLAERLGRKIPATDVISGEGFPLRRGLAGRLGRVVGEDDPLMPPQKALKPIKDRLGLPRSFTPTPSAETNMESKKAPEQIRIKTLEEIRQEKAAKSQHQSQKDVPTVVAPETNNKTQITKAVKRAITIKEVSIDHVKTFSEILHAKKKRQEEQEQKPSAKKAKHTVEKAPGKGESDTAGPDPEASNIGEVKVKTLEEIRREKAAKIQAQQALKAENKKSSDNEENSVKKPRLLRIKKPASQSNVTDGGKPQRSTETEKPLKTTETSAATSNNVKVKTFEEIMREKRLRKQEMEEQAMGSAEEEPSEKQTSGGALKRKAPAKISLTCLGSSSPSSTTLAPDSTPSTQKLSVGKLIPLKTKAASPLNNTTSGTRGAAVRAVTSVPVKLCSSSLDVEPESDSQSPSSSREVPDKNTRNSIALSPDKQARAAPQVPGAEALTSDKTLNNNQKKSPEPTADTKVRPKLNVKPSVVKVKPGQKRKGAERSAVAAVKPLNTTSTALKEPLQETTHTDRQEFPSSSAEAQLSSAVPRSPSTLLDSGSSSSPLREELQTVPVFKQSLSQEAKQTVNVAAAREACTVPQSSVLKSPTQPKSRRLSVAASRSTSTSAVDEFEELISEFTDDHLEGDVDPGIGEDDLLQELSEMIDS